A genomic region of Corticium candelabrum chromosome 22, ooCorCand1.1, whole genome shotgun sequence contains the following coding sequences:
- the LOC134197382 gene encoding intraflagellar transport protein 122 homolog, translated as MFNGTVSIRNKNGDEKVKIERSSSPIWTLSWNPSKDEPNDILAVGDWGQKLSFYQLGGRQIGKDKALGFDPCCLSFFPGGEYLLIGGSDKKVSLFSKEGVRLCAIGDMESWVWACRVHVRLDGNRVPHYFAVSALHTWQERFYI; from the exons ATGTTCAACGGCACAGTTAGCATCAGAAATAAG AATGGAGATGAGAAAGTAAAGATTGAGCGTTCATCCAGTCCTATATGGACACTCAGTTGGAATCCATCAAA AGATGAACCAAATGATATATTAGCAGTTGGTGATTGGGGACAGAAGTTGTCTTTCTATCAGTTGGGTGGAAGACAG ATTGGAAAGGACAAGGCTCTGGGGTTTGATCCATGTTGTCTTTCATTTTTTCCTGGTGGGGAATACTTGTTGATTGGAGGCTCAGACAAGAAG GTTTCATTGTTTAGCAAAGAAGGTGTACGATTGTGTGCAATTGGAGACATGGAATCGTGGGTGTGGGCATGTCGAGTTCATGTGCGACTCGATGGCAACAGAGTGCCACATTACTTTGCTGTAAGTGCGTTGCACACATGGCAAGAACGTTTTTATATTTGA